The Nymphaea colorata isolate Beijing-Zhang1983 chromosome 11, ASM883128v2, whole genome shotgun sequence genome includes the window AATTTTGGTGAcaaatgaaagttttttttgCCATGCGTGATACCCTTAAGCTGAATGTAGACGTGCTCTCAAATTCTGCATCGCTGCTGCCTGATTCTATGGAATTTCCCATCGTGCCTCCTCAAGAGTTTCTGGAAATCGTCCATCGGTTTAGAGGTTAAAtttgtttcctttatttttttaattttttcatctaAAGAAGCAAATGCTGCTTTCACCCTTGTTAAACATTTAATAGGTCAGTTCCACCATCGACAATTTTTTGATGTTAATCACAATTTCAATGCTGAGTTTGGTTGTCTTGGATTGCATCCCAGAAAATCACAGGTGAACGAAAATTCATgcccattatatatatatatatatatatacacacacactatgCTGGATGCCTTTTTCCTCTGCTGGAGTTGACCTCCAAATTTATTAAAgctgatataaaaaaaaaccgTTAATATATGTGTAAGAATGAACAAAATATCTGCTGGCAAACAACAGTCCAGCAGCTCAAACCAGAGTTAACAGAGAAATGGTGTCAGCATTAAGGTTCTCTTTTGTGATGTGGGAACGATGCGAGTGCTCCTGCAAAATACAAGCAAGACCAGACCGTGCCCTCCAGCCGCATTTCAAGCCACTTCTCCATGACAAGCTGAACCATGTCTTGAGACAAAACTTCTGTTTGGATATAAcctttggaatttgagttgCTATAAGCAAAGACAGAGGATGGCCCTTCAATCTGAATGTGAAGCAATGGAGTGCATGAAGTGTAATGTCTGAAATATCGAAGCCAGCTGCTTTTATCATTGGAAGAAAAAGAGCTTCCTTTATTACCAGAGCCTACCGCAACGTTGCGCGCTTCCTTTATGACCAGAGCTTACTGCAACGacatcaaaaaggaaaaatgggaGAAAGTATGTCTTACCTGGTGAAGATGAGATGAGAGCTCGCTATCGACTACCGGGTGCTGCGGTTGAGGCTTGAGGGAGAAAGCTGTCTACGCTGCTGAGGTGAGGACATGGGTATGCTGGTGCGGCTGAGAAGAGGAAACAAGAAGGGGAAGAACGACTGCCCTAACGGGTTTCGAGTGAGAGGGTTTTGAGCGAGACTCATTTCAGCAGAATGAGAAAGTCACGAGGAGGAGTAATGGGCAGTGGTGTTGATGCTGCGGTGGGGTTGAGGAAGCAGCATGGTGAGGCAGCAGCCgaggaagaagatggtggtGTATGGAAGTTGATCCATACCGTGTCAGCATTAAGGTTCTCTTATGTAAGGgtatatatgtcattttgtataaatgcgggtttgcccaaatccttatgttttgaggatggccgccggTGGTGAGTGTCTGTTCTGTGTGttcatagaagagagagaatacaagagatctgtgcgaccgtggacgtaggagattattgcttcgaaccacgtaaatcgttgtcttattccttgttgcttctaaccccctcttaaGAGTGCGAGAAGAGAGTTTATTGTGTGTTGTTCTTAACAAAAGATGAGAAGACGAAGGGAGCCCCAACCAGGCTGGATGCAAGGAAAGTTCTAACGGgcaaaagaatattttctcaatttttttttcattccgacggtggaaaaaaaaatcgaaaataaattttgcaaaaaaccTTCAACAGACACTTTTTCCTTCCCTTGTTTGATGGagaaagaattttttaaaaatttgaattttttttttctcgctaAACCGTGTATTTCTCGTGCATCAAATGTGCCCTTATTGACAATAGGGGAGAGGATTTATAAGGAGAATGCTTTTCAAACACCGTAAATTAAATCCATTTAGTCTCATGCTTAAGGAATTAAATTGTTTTCTCTTGATAGACCCTTCCCCATCACACGAGCAAAATGGTAAAGCAGAGAAAGACCAGAATAAGCAATGTTCATTGGGCTGAGAGCATCATTCAGTTCAGAACAATATGTCATAAATATCAGGACACTATCCACAAGTTACATAGTGAGGGATCTAAAAATCCAGGGAACTTGaccatgttgttacatctagtCCAAGCCATGTTCATGTGAGAACCATCGACAAACACTATTCCGCTAAAGTAAACATTTTCATTTCGGTGGAATGTAAACATTTTCACTATTCTGTTAGTAGTTGAATGTGTAAACGTTTTTCATTCTTGAAGCTTTCAAGGGCGTAAGTTCTACTATCAAACACAATCAAACCAACAATCTGTGCAGCTACGAACTTCGATTGTTATGTGCAATAATACTTGACGCCAAATAGCAGGTACTTATTGTTTCAGATGGCAAGTCCATTAAAGATGGTGCATGAACCTGAAACTTCGTTCGATGCTTAACATTTCAAACGAGATTTTACTTCAAGGTTCATCCAAATTTGTCACTGAAACTGAAAAAGAGGATCACACTTGAAGTTGCACCTGTAGTAAGTTGCCGACAAATGTTGATACTTTTACCTCAACAGGACCTAGACTGAACACTTGCTACTATACAAGCATCAATTACTCATGCCAAGTTCAGTGCTGGTACTCCTCTCTCATGCATTTGAAGTTTAATTTTGTCGTCTTAAGATGGGGCTACAGCATCCCAGACACCCCCTCCAGCTAGTGATTGCAATCGATTCGTGAACTCTGAGGGAGTCTCAAAGCCACTAAGTGGGTCGACACTTCCTCTCTCTACATTTGACATGCAGCAGCAAATTGCGCCGCCAACTGAATAGTGTCCGTTTACTGGGGAGGAGCAGTCAAGAATACGTGGTACTGTAGGTGGAATTGTAAGATCTGATCTCCTAAACTTATCACCAACCAAACTACCAATCCAGTTAAATATTGACTAATTAATTTTCCTAAACCATAATGTTTGCGAActattccttcttttcctttgtaaaggaaaagggaaggaaagagagcTCGAGAACTGCTGTCAAATCTCGTTAAGCAGTATGAGCTCAAGGTGGTCGTAGGTTGTGAGCTGCAATTCAGCTGTTGGCAAATGGCAAAATAGATTGAGTTCAAATCTCATAATTATTACTCATCATGCAAACCATAAGCAACAATATATCGGCCATAAACGTGAAAATGCTGACTGGCCCTGCTTTGAACTTTACATCATAGAAAGTAAAATTAAGTATGATGCTCCATAACACAAATACGTTGTTGAGCATTAATTACTTGATGTCAGTACTACCCAAGACTTGTCAAACAAAGATTCCCGATTACTCGGTAATGTTCGCAAAAGTCCACCAGCAATATCTTATATCTGGCCATTGGAGACGAATGTCAAATATATTGgtaaatttttgtttgaggCAACGTTATTAAATTGGGCGGCCGGCGGAAAAATCGTATGAATGCACTGGATCGGCcatcagattttttttcatgtgtttcttctctgtttTGGTGCTCGTACGCATATTTTTCATGTCGATTCTTCGGCGGGGTGAATACGCGAGGAGCCTTGCTACTGTACCATTAGGTTGTGGATGCACGGCGAGACTAATATAAAAAGAAGAGCAGTTTTTTAATTGATGAGTAGCTCTTTTAATTTACTTCTCGAGGTACTAATCAGCTCTATAAGAAAGTTTGGGTACTTATCACCTGAATTCATCCCAAAGAGTGCCGTCGATGGTTTTGGTATACACCGCACATCACCCCACAGTGCATCGACCAAGTAGCCAGACAACTACACAGGTCCCCGTCCTCCCTTCCCCTCCCATGACTGACTGTTCTAGGCATCCTGTCTCTGGCTATCGGCGTTACCTGCAGAAACCCTATAAAAGGGGACCATCGATCAActtaattttctaaaaattttcaggGGAACTATGACTCCGCCTGGCGGCAGGCCAGCGTGGCGTTCGGCCCGGGAAGGATGGTTGCTTCCCAATGGGGCCTCATGAGCACATGGAGGACGGGCAGGTGATGGGAAATGGAAGCATATATACGGTCTGATTCTGAAAGACAGTTAGTGGACAACAGCATGAGTCATCGTTACAGAGACTTCCACTTTGTAAGGCTGGAAAAATCGCACTGAAATGTATgcagaaaacaagagagagagagagagagagagagagacgtcgcgtcaagaaaaatttaaaaatatagtaAGTCAGCGGATATCATGTAATTGTACTTTATTCCCTGTACTGCAAATTCCCTTTGCACAGTCGTGAATTCCACAATATGTTTGAGGCTCAAAAGCTTGGGCGATTGGATAGACATGCCTTTCTTTTCATGCCAACGTCAGCTCAACCACGAGGATATTACCAAGAACCAGTGGCTGACTTGTGATTCTGCCACGGTCTTCCTAAGCGTTTGTATGTTCATGGTCATAGTCTGTCACCTTTTtttacattctctctctctctctgtctttgaCCGTGGATATTTGTGTGCATAAAAGGAGTTACTGATCATGCTGGAATCTTTGTGTGGGGGAATCCCACCATGTTAAATGCTTGATATCACAATTAAGAAGAATCATTTTGTGGAGCTAAAAATTTGAGTTCCTTTATATAATTAGGAAGGCCTTTGTTAAAGAAAGCAGACCGATGAAGGAAATGATTATGGGGCGTCAATAAAGTGAAAAATTTAGGAAACATCACCAGCGGATAGGGATTTCTACCCGGCTAGCAGCATGCCCAGCTTACCTTATTCCATTGCCTCCCTCTACCAGCACAGCACGCAGTGTCAAAATTAAAATCTTCAAACGTTTCACAGAAGACCAATTAATTAAGCTTGAAAGGGTGAACCGGAGGCTCGACCTTGACTTTGATTTTGGTTTACAAGCCGTAGTCttttaaataattcaaaatgtgaatctaATGATGCAATTGCTGGATTTGAGGATTGCTTCGCGACTAGAAGCAGCTTGCAGAAATCCAGTTGCATGACATCTTACCTAACTTGCGTGAAAAATAACATTGTTGGTATCAAAGGTGGAGGGGTAGGAGGTAGTCAGCAGCCTGCCGTCTTCGACAAGCTATCAGCTCGACACCCATATAGGACCAGgcatcaaacaaaaaaactttacCGAAACTTTGCATTATATACCTAACACAGCATGAGATGAATGCCATAATTATTGCAGCTAGTTAACGTCGGGTTGATAAAAGACCGATCTTCTTCCTGAACATCATTTCCAAGCCGCCCTTCCCTACCATGACGGTACTGGTGCTAAATAtgtctacttttttttatttgctagTGATGAACAGGGGGACAAGCAGCCTAGATTGGTCCCATCCCCTGAATTATTTCCCCTCTGTGGAAGGACTGATGTGCATGCGCGCACCAACTACAGAAAGAGGTGGGCTAGCTCTGCTTTTTCGTTGGTTGAGCAACAAACTCGGTCCATATGTGATATCTTATGGTGAACGCCTTGAAATTAAAGTCGCTCATCTCCCAGACCCCACGCGCTTAGTGTTGCCGAGGAGTCAAGAACTGGCACTAGCTGCACACAGAGAGCCAACTACCACTGCCCTGGGATTGGTCAGTCTAAGTGTTTAACACCTGCATTAAAACCTTCCCGTTTAACTTTTATCAGTATATCAAGTTTTGATACATTGAGACTTTCTCGTTTCCCTCAAAGCAGAACCGCAAAGGAAACGAAGGATATGCAGCGATGGACAAGAACAAGGGATACTCTCTTTTGGACGACCAATGTTGTTCCGAGCTAACTATGCGCCTACTATACGGACTAACCTTGAGATTAGTGCATAATCTCCTTTCAGTCCTTTCCTTACGAAGGAGTGTTCTTTTCATAAGAGGGTGGGGGCGTCTTACTCCTGGGGTTGAAACAGAGAAAAAAGGAGAGCTAGCTGCCCTGGTCATCATGCATCACGTCATGGCAAGTCTAAATTTTTACCCATATGTCCACATGCAGGGAAAAAACTGCATTCATTAATAAGTTGACATTAATTAATCAGCATCTTATTCCCAAGACTGCTGTCCCACGGACGGGTTTGATACCATGAACAGAAGGAAAAAACAGATCGGCACATAAAACACCACCAGACGCTGCCTGACACTGTCTCGCCTACGTCCACGAGGGAAAAGTTTTGCTACTTTACTTGCTATATGTAATGAGATAAATTTACCAAGTGAGCAGTATTCATACTTTTCTGATTGCCTTTCTACGCTGATGTTTCTGTAATCAACATTGTGATCCTATTTTTCATCATAATACTTTATCCTCCTTTTTCCATGCGGAGCATACCATTCATCTGAGGAGAACCATCGGAATCAGAATTATCACCAGCAATTTTACCACCATTATCGTCCGAAATATCACTTGTCTTTTGGTTATAGTCACAGAAATTAAGTGCCCAATCAATTTTGACGATTTCTTCTTACTGATACAGCCTTCTAAGACAAGTGACCGAATGAAGACCCGTATTTCTTATTGGTTCTTACAGCTACCGCGTTTCGTTGGGGAAAGATTGGCCGTTCTGAAAAATGTCTGCGAGGGCCACGTCCTTTTTTGTTGTCCAATGACACTAAAGATCAAGTGCCGTGTAATTAAGTGTGGTAGGAAAAGGAGAATGTGAAGCATCTCAACTTGAAGACGCCGGATCAAGTCAATGCCAATTGATTTTGTGATTGTAAGCTCAGTGGTTGAAACTCAATGGTAactgaaaacacaaaaatgttGTGTTGATGCATGAAAGAACTAATAATGTCAATGGCATGAGTTCCTTACTGTAAAATGGCTGATAGCTAGTACTTTCAGTTTCAGATTATACTTGTGTGCATGCACTTGACTAATAATCCACATGCACAGTTAATGAGGCGCACTAATTAGGAATACCGGGGACCATGAGGTCAGGAAGCTGTATGCTTTTGTATATATACCTTGTTGTACAGTACATTGCTCAGACCAAGAGCAGGTGAAATCCGTCTGACTCGAGCCCCTTGCAGAAAGTACGAGTAGCGCGAGTCAGGAAAACTAGTGCAACTTAATTGAGAAAATTGGCCATATATGTGCATCATCAGGCCGAAGGATGAAAGAACAACTGTATGCGTCCCATAATAATGACGAGAAGCTCCAGATGCAAAAGGACAAAGACGCCTGTCCTGCATGGGGCCAGTTACCcaccaaacaaaacaaagtcgACGACAAACAGGCACTAGACTATATGGTCAATGTCGCTTTTCTCAAAAGCTAAAAGAAGAAAGGGGCCGGCATtgcatttcaagaaagaaaatacagCTGTAcccattgaaaaggaaaagcagaacAAGCTACCAAAATAAAACGCACACTCTCAAAGATCCCCGTACCTGTTAAATGAAGGTGAAGATGTAAGCCTCCTGTCTGCTAGCTTATTAAAATGTatcttcattcatattaaagCCTCAATCTAAACATATCTAAATGTTGATAGGAATTTCACTGCTCTCCACTTATATTTGGATGTGTATGTgtaagagagagacagagagatatCATAGTTAGTACCGTTAGCAAATTAAAGGCATAAGTAGTGAATAGGAAAACTCATTCCTATTTTTAACTCCAATAAGTAGATGAAAGATGCGAATGCTGTAAATGTCGGAAAACTTTTAAACTTGAGAAGCATATGCAATATTGCCCATAGTGGTAGGAGACACGCATATTGTTTTTGATCAAATGTCGATACAGTTTTATATCAAGTAATAGTATAGTACTAACACGCCCGAACCGGCGTTCTATAACTTAATAGTGTAAAAAGAATGAGTCGTTATTAGTATTATTCCATTTTAAGAAGGTCGATACGAGCTGAACCGGCTAATCAAGAAAGCTTTGTCGATCCGAACACCTTATAGACTCCATATTTTGGGGTCTCCAATATCAGGCGCAGCACTATCTGCATGTACACAGCCGGATATGTGTGGATCGATATGGCTGTGCGATAGTGGTAacgtttgatatatatattgaaaaaaactgAGACCATGACGGCCATTATTACGAGAGCTGATATTGTAGGCGGAGGGTCTTCGGCGTGTCAGCCGTGGATTAAGGACAAGCCGTACCGGCCTGGTGCACTAGCTCCATGCCGGCTGCGGCCAgaacttttttacttttaatctGCAGACACATGCCCCCGACTTTTCGAAAATGTTTTTCCTGGCTTCTGGAATCCGGACTCGATCGAACGATCCGAGACGCAGATCAGTTTATATAACGAAGGCAGCACTTGTAGATCATGCACCATCACCTTATCCTACCAACGTTCATCTCCCTATCTCTCTGGCACACAGCTAAATTTTCTTGCCTATCCATCCATCATGCACAAAGAAAAGAAGTCCAAGATCTTGCGTTggtcttctctcttcctcctgcTGCTGGTTCTCCTGGCGGTTGTCCTTGCCGTAACATTAAGAAGGAGGGCAACCAAGGGCTCCTCCGATTCCGACCACCAAGCCACCACTGCCATCTCCAAATTCATCACCTCCGCTTGCCAGCACACCCTCTACCCGTTGACATGCGAATCCTCCCTATTGGGTTCGGCCCTAGCTGAGCCCGAATCCAGCCAGCTCTTAGACCTGTCCTTCCGAGTCGCCCTCGACAAGGTCGACCAAGTCCACTCCCTAGCCCGCAACCTCAGCCAAGATGCCCAGGTTTCGGGCCgctttccctcttcctctgccTTGGATGACTGCGTGGAGCTCCTCCATGACACTACGGAGCAGCTCACCGACTCCGCCAACCGGAAAAATACTGCCGCCAAGGACGACGTTCGCACGTGGCTCAGTGCCGCACTCACTAACTTGGACACATGCATCGACGGCATCAACGACCTCAAGCTCGATCCGTCCACCGGAGACAAGATGAAGCCCACAACCGCCAACCTCTCGCACTACATTAGCAACTCGCTTGCACTTTACGAGTTCTTCACCCCGGGGCCGGGGCGGAGGCTTATAGGAGCCGGGGATGATTTCCCGACGTGGGTGAACAGGAAGCTCTTGGAAGCTCCGGTTGGACAACTAAAACCAGATGTGGTGGTTGCCAAGGATGGGACGGGTGCGTGTGATACGGTGGGGAAGGCAGTGGCTATGGCGAAAGGTGGGGAGGCCAGGTTTGTGATCTACGTGAAAGAGGGGGTGTACAGGGAGAATGTGGTGGTCAAGAGGTCCCAGACCAACGTCCTTCTGGTCGGGGACGGGAAGGGCAAGACCATCATCGTCGGCAGCAGGAGCGTGGGCAGTGGCTTCACTACCTTCAGGTCTGCAACCTTTGGTAAGTCTTCCATCTCCTGCTCCAACCTTCTTCCTCATCCCCCCGCCCCCTCTCTCGACTTCCTCTCTTCTGAAATATCTGGTTCCATCTTTTGAAAGTAAGCCGTCGCCGCCATCTGTTACCTTCATATACATAAAATACCTGCATACGTGCATGTAAATTAAATGTAAAGCATCGTACGTAAAGTTGATCCTCTTAATCATTTCATCTACGTTATCAACCATGAgtacttttcttaaaaaatcGAAAATTGATCTTAAATATTATTTGAAGACAAGTGAATTTGACACAAGAGATGCTTTGGATTTAATTCAAGGTGTCGACCACCCTATAGCACAAAATTGCTTGAACAGAGAGAATGAAACTGAAGTGGACGGCTACCACGTAGAACGCGATAGGAGTAGAGTCTTCCTGCCGCCAATGTGGTTAAAGTGTACTTAATTTGTGCGGCTTACCTACAAGTACACGCTGCGGCGTAAGCGTTCATAAAACATGGATGGAATAGCAGAGTCCATGATTGTTTGCCATAGATGGGATGATGGTCAGAACCCTCGCTGCATAAAAATTATGTCCACTGTATATATAATCACCAGAATACCTCCTCTACATCAGTAAAAGGAGGAGCGCCTctacaagaacaagaaaagatcaaagaacatttctttttgaaagatccttaaaattaatatccaactcccaccttttttaaaaaaaaaaaaaaattgcggtGCATATCTGTAGTGTGCACCACTACTCTGTGTGTGCATGCAGTGCAACTCAGGCCTCGTTAATTTGGTGTTTTGTCATTTAGTTTTGGAAATTATTTTGCCTTCGGTCCTTTTATTCCAAATTATTAATTCAGTCTGTGGTGTATTTACTTATTTCGCTTTCAAAATTCAATGAATGTGGTAGGGGCCGGTAAGCTAGCGTTCATGAGGACTCATGGCTGGCTGTCTTCTATTTAAACCGGGCCCGACATATCGGAAGTTGCAGAAGGGGGGTCGCCACTTTCTCATTCACGCCTATTTGAAAGAACCGATGTGATCCGTAGAGTTGCTACTCCAGTGAACGTTGGTTGGCCACTCGCCATTGTCCAACTTTAGCCATGCCTCCTCCTCGAAAATCAATTGAAATTAGATGTCGCGTTCAATTGTTTAACGGCTAAGCAGTTACCTTTTTCGGTTGAATTTACTTGCAATTACGAACGAATGTTCAGAAACTAGGAGCTAGTTGGTCGCTTGCTCATTCCATCCCTTGGAAAGAGCTCCCCGCGAGTAAAAATGGTTGGGCTGGATAGCTTCGTTTTGAACATTAGCCGACTTCTAATATCCCTTtctctgcttctgc containing:
- the LOC116264176 gene encoding pectinesterase-like, with translation MHKEKKSKILRWSSLFLLLLVLLAVVLAVTLRRRATKGSSDSDHQATTAISKFITSACQHTLYPLTCESSLLGSALAEPESSQLLDLSFRVALDKVDQVHSLARNLSQDAQVSGRFPSSSALDDCVELLHDTTEQLTDSANRKNTAAKDDVRTWLSAALTNLDTCIDGINDLKLDPSTGDKMKPTTANLSHYISNSLALYEFFTPGPGRRLIGAGDDFPTWVNRKLLEAPVGQLKPDVVVAKDGTGACDTVGKAVAMAKGGEARFVIYVKEGVYRENVVVKRSQTNVLLVGDGKGKTIIVGSRSVGSGFTTFRSATFAVSGSGFVARDIAFVNDAGPESGQGVALQVSSDKSAIFRCSIVGQQDSLYAHTSRQFYRETDIHGTVDFIFGNAVAVFQNCDILPKKPLSGHKVTVTAQSRSDPNQNTGFTIQNCRVAPDPDSAPAKAFLGRPWKEYSRVVVMQSQLDGFVDPAGWMEWSGDFALKTLFYAEYMNSGGGAGTSGRVTWPGYHASLTEAEATKFTVGEFLAGTSWLPNTEVAFYPGLL